Genomic DNA from Pectinophora gossypiella chromosome 20, ilPecGoss1.1, whole genome shotgun sequence:
TAAGTCTTTCGTGAGTCGTCAAATgtgtattgtgttttttttaatgactgaTCAGTCTGTTTATcttattcaaattattaataatagtcCTTTGCAGGTTTTCAAAGCTACAGCCCTAGTCTAAAGGCTTAATCTCGTTGTGAGGCGTGAAAGTGATTACTTTGTCATTTATGATAAATAACTACATTCTATCTACCTGCAGGAAGTCCTGATATTTCTAGTTTCGTTAGGTAACCTCGCGCCGGGTTATCAGTCACTTCAATACTTACGTCAGTTTCGCTCAGTTCCTACTCTGATTTTAATATCTATAGGAtgctttattataaaattgtaataatattattgtgtgTGAATTTATAAGCACACGTTAAAGCATGTGGTCATTGTTTCAAAATGTTCTGATTTCTCAATAGGCGATTTAACTTTGTTGGGAAACACCATATCTGTCACATGAGTGCACGTGCGCTGCGTGCATGAATAGAAAAGTGTGATATGAAATGTGGTTTTGTAATCCAATGTACCTATTGTTACTGTATTTCGTGCCACCTTCAATGTTTCTGTGTAGTGCAGCCAACTGCGGTCGGATGCAACTGGGTCACCGGGTCACAGTCAAATTAAACGGCTATGAACAtttcattttacatttttaatacttCGATACATCAATATGTCAGGTAATAAAAATTTGTCCGCTCAGCGGAAAGGTACGTGGACACAATAAATTAACTTAACGCTAAATCAGTCTAACGTTCGCGCCGAGCGCGTTACGGCTTAGCCTAGTATCACAGATGAGTAGAGCGGTGGGGCGCGGGGCGAAGCGGACCCGGCGGGGGGGCGCGGGTCACTCGTCGGAGGCCGAGGACAGCTGCGTGCTGCCGCCCGAGCTGAAGGAGCCGCGGGCCGCGCCCCCCGCGCGCGCGTTTCCCGGCGCCGGCGCGCCCCCCGCGTCCGCCGCGTCGGTGCCGCCCGGCGACAGCGCCCGCAGCAGCTCcagcgccgcgcgcgcccgCTGCCCGTCCGCAGCAGCCGCATGCGCTGCGCCACCTGCGCGCTCCCACGCGCTCTTCTCTGGCAGCAGCAGCCGCCGCGCCTCGCGCTGCACGCGCCGCGAGCGGAGCGCGAACAGGAACGGCGACGCAGCCGACGCCAGCAACAGCAGAGCCAGCGCCGGcgtgcgcgccgccgccgccaacCCGGGCGCCGCCGCCGACACCATGGCGGCCGCCGCGTGCGGCACGTGCAGCATCACCAGCGCGCCCGTCAGCAGCCCCACACGCGCCGCGCGGGACTCCTCGCGGTATCTGAACAGCGACGCGTTCGAGATTCGGCAGCGGAACGATGTGATGCGAGACCCGCTGTTGGACACCTGCGGCGTGCGCTGTTGTACAGCCAGCAGCGGGGCCGCCAGGGAGGGGGCCGAGCTCACCGCCGGCAACCCTTTACGCAGATCCTCATTCGATTTGCCCTCTTTCTTAGCGTTACGTAGACTGGCAACTGATGGGCAACGCATCGGGCGCTCGGGGGGCAGCAGGAACGGTCCGAACTTGGCGCTGTCTCCCGACGTCGAGCTGTCTGGGACGTCTATCCTCAACGTCAGACCCTCGCTCTCTTCCACCAACTCGGGTAGGTTCGCAGGGGGCTCGTGTAGCTGTAGTGCACTGGCTCCGTGCGCTCTCGCTCGTAGTCCTGACGAGCGAGCCGCGCGGTATATCCTCGAGTACATGATACAGACGATCGTCGCCGGCAGCACGACGCCGAG
This window encodes:
- the LOC126376010 gene encoding 5-hydroxytryptamine receptor 1A-beta encodes the protein MEQSALLSPGRALKSEEMEKDRLVEEIVLLALFLVSTAANSLALLVFCRRPGLRTISNRFVINLLATNLVTTSLLAPALFGEHSAREGAHAWVEAGDAAAAACGLASLLAVMLIALDQHHAVTDPLRCHARLLQRRPAALCAATWLTASIAAVLRATIAALRYIYPEEPALQGIQFAYYIVYLLLGVVLPATIVCIMYSRIYRAARSSGLRARAHGASALQLHEPPANLPELVEESEGLTLRIDVPDSSTSGDSAKFGPFLLPPERPMRCPSVASLRNAKKEGKSNEDLRKGLPAVSSAPSLAAPLLAVQQRTPQVSNSGSRITSFRCRISNASLFRYREESRAARVGLLTGALVMLHVPHAAAAMVSAAAPGLAAAARTPALALLLLASAASPFLFALRSRRVQREARRLLLPEKSAWERAGGAAHAAAADGQRARAALELLRALSPGGTDAADAGGAPAPGNARAGGAARGSFSSGGSTQLSSASDE